CTGGAACGACACTTGGATCACGAGTGTTCCCTTGAAGTGCAAGTTTGCTAGATTAGCGAGATTGGAGTCGGATCTAGATACTTCGGTTCATGATCGTGTTAGATGGGATGGGTCAAAATGCCTGGTATGTGGATGTGGACAAGACAACCAAGCAGGAGGACCTTAACAGAACTCGAGCAGCTCACGGCCATCCTAGCAGAAGCTGAAATCAATCCGGAATCTGTGGATAGTTGGCGTTGGTCTATGAGTGGTAATGGGCGGTTCATAACTAAGGTATTATCCGGTAAAATTAATGCAATTCTTTTAGGTCCCGATACAAATAACTTTGAAACAATGAGGAACAATTTTGTTCCAAAAAAGTAGAGGTTTTTGTATGGCGGGCCAAAAGGAAAAGGCTACCGGTGTTGATGGAACTCGATAAGAGAGGTATAAACCTCCATTTCACCTGTTATCCTATTTGTGATGGTTGTGTTGAGACGGTGGACCATGCTCTTTTACCTTGCAATGTTAGTTTGGATATATGGGATATTTTCTACAAGTGGTGGGGTATTCATGGTTCTACAAATTTGAGTATTAATGAAGCCTTTCGTGGTGTCTTTTCTCATCAAATGTCAAGTTTGGGTGATAAGATTTGGCAAGCGGTTGAATGGACGTGTGGTTATCTAATATGGAAGAATCAGAATCAAAAAGTCTTCTCAAACAAAGGATGGAATCCTCCGGTCACGCTAAATGAGATACAAGTTAAGAGCTTTGAGTGGATCGCGAAACGTTGCAAAAGTATAAAGATCGATTGGCACAATTGATTACACAACCCGCTAGTCTTTTTGTCATAAGTTGTAATTAGTCGAGATATGTTGCTATGTTGCAACCTTTGCATCATGGTGATATGGTACTTCAGTGAGTATTATGTATAAATCAGTGAGCTAGGATGTAAAACTATTTGAGATTAATAAAAATTCTatatgcctttaaaaaaaaaaaatgtttcgtgAATCGATTGGCTTAAAAAAGTCGATGTAATTAAAAAAAACAACAACATCGATTTCGTATTGTACTTTATTCGCGGGCTCACCTAGTGCTTTACTAGGTAGTCTATCGTACTACGTTTTGCAGTTAAAAAAAATAACGATCATGTTTCAGTTGACTATCTTTGATCCGTAGAAATAATTTAAATTGTGAAAGGTAAAATTAGAGtaaaaataatttaattaataagaaagaaaaaaatgacAAGTAGACCAATGATAGTGACTCATGAACGTGGCTAGTGGCTGTGAATGTTGGATTCTCCCCACGCCTCTACCCACGTCCAAACTCACGGAGTGTAACAGAGAAAATGAGGCGTGGGTTGATGCCACATCATCATCCACACGTTGGGTTTCTTGCTCTAACACAAGGTCTTATTAGATAACTAGCAATGCTAACACTTATAAGTTATTACTACAATATAATATACAATGCAATGATCAAACAAACTGTTATGATATGGATGGATTCTCATTTTGTACGCATGCAGATGAATAGAGATAATTGATAATCTTGCAcagtaaaattatgaattattgattactatttcacctactctataattgaagatgaaaacgagtaatgtacagttaagttttagtattataaatactcactcaattgtaaggatatgtacaccattcttgaataagaatttaatctcttctttcttactactaaattataacacgttatcagcacgaagagctcccgCAGGCCACCGTCCTCCGCTGCTAAAACCGCTGGAAGATCTAGAAACCTCTGATGTGTCTTCTGATCAAGAATTTATCAGATTGGGTTCTTCCACCACTGAGTTATACTCATCAGGTATTCCAAAAGCTGTTGACATTATAATTTACATTACTTTGACTTAGTTAATTAACAAGGAATCCGTACCTCAAAACAATTATCTTGTtttctttattaatattaattgatatCTATCTACTTGCTTGAAACGAGACGGAGAAAAATGTTGAATGTGAACTTTAAACGATGTTTGAATGAGTATGTCCTGGTATTGTTTTCTGCCGACAACTTGCTTATGCTTTGTAGACTTGTACTCCATGCTTGTTGCTTGTACCTCTCGCTGGGTCTTCTTTGTAGCTTtaaaagtcttgtacttttcacttCAGTTGTATTATCTTCACACGGCAGAACCTCAAAATACAATATCCATTTAAGCTATTTATTAGCACacttacaataattaaaactaTCATAAAACTAATCTAAAAGGAAGAAAATAAAATTTAAGAGCAAGTATGGATAGTCAGTCAGTCCTTTTAATGTGTGCCTCTAGATGAAAGAGTGGTACTGAACGGTTTCCACTCTTGGAGTACCTCTAAATGATTAAGTACAAGTAGGGTCGTAGGGATGGCACCCGCGAGCGACGGGCGCGGTTCCTATACATCCGCGACCCGCCAATTTTCTATTTACCCGCTGGTGTTTGTTTATATGTATATGACAATTATTGAAAGAACCTCACTAAACCGCCACccttcatatatatttttttttctaaccTCGTTAGTAAACATAGAGGATGAGGATTAGAAGATAATAAAAATCGAATATGTTAATAATGGTGATAGGAAGTGAAGGTGCCAATATTATAGAGTTAGTGGAAGTAAAGATAATAATTATGAATGATTGAgtgctattattttttttttttttaaacggaaCCCCACAAGCAATCAAACTATCCAGCTGTTTGCTAACCCACGTTTTACTTTCCATTTTTTTTGACCGAAAGTTTCAATTTTCTTGTCATATATTAATACATGTGGGGCAATCTGCAATTTTCTAGTCGACTAAAGGATATAACAAGTTGGACTTAATTGTTTTGTATGGGTCATGATGAGCTAAGCCAGCCCCACTACACACCTTCACTTGATCTTTGAGCTCACATCACTTGGATTATGAGGTTCATTTAAATCCTACTGTTACCGAATGAAATCATCAAGCTTTCGATTATTTGGCTGCCTTCTAGATTATG
The window above is part of the Rutidosis leptorrhynchoides isolate AG116_Rl617_1_P2 chromosome 1, CSIRO_AGI_Rlap_v1, whole genome shotgun sequence genome. Proteins encoded here:
- the LOC139843860 gene encoding uncharacterized protein, which produces MPGMWMWTRQPSRRTLTELEQLTAILAEAEINPESVDSWRWSMSEVFVWRAKRKRLPVLMELDKRGINLHFTCYPICDGCVETVDHALLPCNVSLDIWDIFYKWWGIHGSTNLSINEAFRGVFSHQMSSLGDKIWQAVEWTCGYLIWKNQNQKVFSNKGWNPPVTLNEIQVKSFEWIAKRCKSIKIDWHN